Within the Mycobacterium gordonae genome, the region TTGCCGATGATCCCGACTTCACCGCTGAGCTTGACGTAGTTGAGGTCGTGTTCCTTGGCCTTGAGCTCCAAGGGGTCGGTAGCAGCGCGGTCCTCGAACTCGGCGTGCCCGGGCTGACGGAAATCGGCGTTGGCGTCCAGGGTGACCTTGCCGTCCAGCGCCAAGATCTTGTCATCCGGCGTGCGCACCAGCGGGTTGACCTCGACCAGGGTGGCGTCCTCGCCGACGAATACGCCCCATAGCTTTTCGATCGTGACGGCGGCGGCGTCGAGCACCTCTGCGGGCAGGTGGCCCTGCTCGGCGATGGACCGTGCAAGGGCCCGGTCGACACCCTTGACGGCGTTCACCGGCACCTTGGCCAGCCGGTCAGGTTTGGTGGCGGCGACCTCCTCGATCTCCATGCCACCCTCGACCGAGCACATCGCCAGGTAGGTGCGGTTGGCGCGGTCGAGCAGGAACGAGAGGTAGTACTCCTCGGCGATGTCGCTGGCCTCGGCGACCAGCAACTTCTTGACGATGTGGCCCTTGATGTCCAGGCCCAAGATGTTCTTGGCGTGCTCGTAGGCTTCCTCGGCGTTCGCGGCGTATTTCACGCCACCCGCCTTGCCCCGGCCGCCGGTCTTGACCTGCGCCTTGACCATCACGGGGGCACCGATCTCCTCCGCGATGGCTTTTGCGCCTTCGGCGGTGTCGGTCACCCGGCCCTGCGTGCCGGGTACGCCGTGCTTGGCGAACAGTTCCTTAGCTTGATACTCGAACAGATCCATGGGGCGTCACTGCCTTTGCTCGGCTTACTTGCTAGGGCCAACTAGGGTGGCGGTGCCGGTACTCGGCAACTCGCACGGAGGAACTGTATCGACCCCGGAAATCAGCCTTGCCGCCGCATCCCACCGCTGTGGCATACGTCACGCCATGGCCATCGACACGAAACGTGATCCAAGTCACAAAAATGACCGGTTTCCATACTGAGGTTGCCAGCCCCCTACGTTTGCGGATACCTTCTCAAGGTCCAGATAACGTTATGGTCACGATCCGAGGACATTTCAGGTTGTCCCAGCACCTTTTCGCCCGCTCAGCCGCCGCAGTATCGGCGCGCGCATCCCGGGAACGCTGGCCCCATCAGCGCAATGAAGTCACCGAGATCATCCCGTTAGATGGGTTTGATGAACTCGATGACATGGAGCTGGCCGACCTCGACGAGTTGGATTTCGGTGAATCCGAGTTCGCGTTCGACGACTTGCTGCTGCAGGCCCCGGAACTCGACGACCTCGACGACACCGACGATCTGACGCCGTTGTGGCTGGCCGCCCCGGCCACCGAGGTCCTGCCCCGGGTTTCCGTCGAGACCGCGCACGCGATCACCCAGGCCATCAACGTCACGCCCGCCCCGCGCCGCGGCGGCAGCCACCGCAAGCAGCCGACCAGTGCCGCCAAGGGGCGTCTGCTGATCGGGGCGATGGCCGCCGGAGCGGCAGCCGCGGCCACGCACACCGCGGTTAGCCAGTCCGACAACAACACCAAGATCGAGACCGTGCTTACCGCCAACGCCTCGACGCTCACCGGCGGGTCGGGCGCGCCCGGCTCCAGCGCGCCACGTGGCGTCCAGGTGATCGCCGCGCAGCCGGCCAACGTTGCGGTGCACAACGAGGAATTCGCCCGCGGCGTGGCGTTCGCACAGGAGCGGGCACAGCGCGAGGCGCGCCTGCAGCAGCCGCTGTACGTCATGCCGACCAAGGGCATCTTCACCTCGAACTTCGGCTACCGCTGGGGCGTCCTGCACGCCGGTATCGACCTGGCCAACGCGATCGGGACGCCGATCTACGCGGTATCCGACGGCGTCGTCATCGACGCCGGGCCCACCGCCGGCTACGGCGCCTGGGTCAAGCTGATGCATGCCGACGGCACCGTCACACTGTACGGCCACGTCAACACCACGCTGGTCAGCGTCGGTGAACGCGTGATGGCGGGCGACCAGATCGCCACCATGGGCAATCGCGGCAACTCCACCGGCCCGCACCTGCACTTCGAGGTGCTGCTGGGTGGCAGTGAGCGGATCGACCCCGTGCCGTGGCTGGCCAAGCGGGGACTGTCCGTCGGCAACTACGCCGGCTGAACGGTGACCGGGCCGAGCGATCCGTCCCTGAGCGAAAGTCCGCCTGAGCCCACCGAGCCACCGAACGGGGCACGCACCAAGATCATTCGGCGTGCGCCAACCGGTCCGCTGCCCCCGATCACTTCTCAACCAACAACCCAGATCCCGCGTCCCGCAGGGCTTCCGCCGCTGCCCGCCGTACTGCGGCACGAGCCGAGTGCCCGGACGGCGGTGGCGGCCAGCGCCGTGAGCATTGTCAGCGGATGGGCGACGTCGGTAGTGGCCACCGACCTGATCGCCGGTTGGTGGCAGACCGACCGACTGTTCTGCATCGCCGTCGGATTCCTGGCACTGGTCTTCGCGTTGACCACGGTCTGCGGCGTGATCATGTTGTTGCTGCGCCGCCAGTTCGGGCGCTATCTGATCGTGGCCGGAGCGATTGTCGCGCTGCTGACGTACCTCGGCGTGTTCATCGCGGGCGCCCGGGTGGGATGGATAGTGCACGCGCTGCCACTGCTGCCGGTGGCGAGCGTGGTCCTGGCGATGCTGCCGGATACCAAGCGCTGGGCCGAATAGTGCGGCCCGCGTCTTCGCCGAATGTGAACTGAGGGCTAGTTTTTCGCGATTTTGTCGCCGTCAGTGCACGCTCGGCGCGATGAGCTCAGAGCTTGCTGATCGGCGCGTGGTTGTGCATCAGCTTGACCCGTCCCGCACTGCCGAAGTCGATCAGCGACATCGCCGATTCTCCGACGCCGGAGACTTCCTCGACGCGTCCCAGGCCGTACTTGTCGTGCGTCACCCGATCGCCGGGCTCCAACACCACCAGCGGCCGTTTGCTCGGACCGGAACGCACGGGCGCCGAGCGTGGGGTCCCGAACCGCCCCGCGCCACTGACCGGTGCACTGAACGACGGCTTGGGCGCGACCCGGCGCCACTCGATGAGTTGTTGCGGGATCTCACGCAGGAAACGCGATTCCGGGTTCAGCATGGGCTGGCCCCAGGATGAACGGACGATGGCCCGGCTCAGGTAGAGCCGCTGCCGAGCCCGGGTGATGCCGACGTAAGCCAGGCGCCGCTCTTCGGACAGCTCCATCGGGTCGTCCAACGCCCGCATGTGCGGGAACATGCCGTCCTCCCAGCCGGTGACGAAGACGACCGGGAACTCCAGTCCCTTGGCGGTGTGCAGCGTCATCAGCGTCACCAGTCCAGAACCGTGCTCGGGGATTTCGTCGGTATCCGCGACCAGCGACACCCGCTCCAGGAAGGCGGCCAACACGCCGGTGTCGGGAACGTCCTCGTCCTCCGGCGCGTCATCGGCCAAGGCGGCCGCATTCGCCAAGTCGATGCTGAATTCGTGTGCGACGCTGACTAATTCGTTCAGGTTGTCCAGCCGCGCCAACTCCTGCGGATCGGTCGACGATTCCAGCTCGCGGCGATATCCGGTGCGTTCCAACACCGCCTCGACGAGCTCACCCAGGTCGTCGTCGAGGTGCCCGCGCAATTCGTCGAGCAGCTCGACGAAGCCGGCGATCGCCTTTTCCGCGCGGGTGTTGAGCATCGGGACCTTGCCCTCGGCGGCGGCCTGCAGGGCGTCGGCGAAGCTGGCGCCGGTATTCTCGGCATACACCGCGACGCACGCCTCGGCCCGGTCGCCGATGCCGCGGCGCGGGGTGTTGAGAATGCGCCGCATGCTGACCGCGTCACCCGGGTTGTCCAGCACCCGCAGATAGGCCACAATGTCGCGGATCTCCTTGCGCTCGTAGAAGCGCACTCCCCCAACGACTTTGTACGGGATGCCGGCCCGGATGAAGACCTCCTCCAGCGAGCGCGACGAATTATTGGTGCGGTAGAAGACAGCGACGTCGTTGTAGGTGATATCGCCGCGGTCGGCCAGCGCATCGATCTCGTCGGCCACGAATCGGGCCTCGTCGTGCTCGTTGTCGGCGACGTACCCGACGATGAGCTCGCCTTCGCCGGCGTCGGTCCACAACCGCTTCTCGCGGCGTCCGGCGTTGCGGGCGATCACCGAGTTGGCCGCCGACAGGATGTTCTGCGTCGAGCGGTAATTCTGTTCCAGCAGAATGGTGGTGGCGTCCGGGTAGTCACGCTCGAAGTCTTCGATGTTGCGGATGGTGGCTCCGCGGAAGGCGTAGATCGACTGGTCGGCGTCACCGACCACGCAGAGTTCGGCAGGCGGCACGCCGTCTTCCGATTCAGCGGTGCCGTGCCCCACTAACTCCCGCACCAGCATGTACTGGGCGTGGTTGGTGTCCTGGTATTCGTCGACCAGTACGTGGCGGAAGCGGCGCCGGTAGTACTGGGCGATGTCGGGAAACGTCTGCAGCACCGCGACCGTCTCACCGATCAGGTCGTCGAAGTCCAGCGCGTTGGCCGCCCGCAGCCGGCGCTGGTAGTCGCCGAAGACCGATGCGACGGTGCGTGCCAGATCGTCGGATTCGTCGGTGAGGCTGGACACCGCCTGGTGCGGGTCGATGAGTTCGTTCTTGAGGTTCGAGATGGCGTTGGCCAACAGCCGCGGCGAGTATCGCTTGATGTCCAGGCCCATGTCGCGGCCGATCATCTGCAGCAGCCGCCGGGAGTCGTCGGCGTCGTAAATAGAGAAGTTGGAGTTGAGGCCCTCGATCAACGACGCCTGGTTGCGCAGGATCCGCACGCAGGACGAGTGGAAGGTGGACACCCACATGTACCGCGCGCGGTCACCGACCAGATTCACTACCCGTTCCCGCATCTCGGCGGCGGCCTTGTTGGTGAAGGTGATGGCCAGGATCTGGCCGACGCCGGCACCGCGCTCGGCGATCAGGTAGGCGATACGGCGGGTCAGCACCGCCGTCTTGCCCGATCCGGCGCCGGCGACGATCAGCAGCGGCGAGCCTTCGTGCACCACCGCCTGGCGCTGCTGTGGGTTGAGCCCGTCCAGCAGTTCGTCTACCGCGCTGGGACGGGGGTACTTGGCTTGGGTTGCATGCACACTCATGTCGGTCCAAACTTACCGCCGCCGGCTGACAGTCCGCCGCCGGCCGTGCGCAGCTAGAACTGAAATCCCGACTGGTTCACGCCCGTATGGTTGCTGCCCGAGCTCTTACTACCCGAGCTGCCCCAACCGGAGTTCAGCGTGCCCGATTGCCCGAAACCCGAATTGTCCGTCCCGACGTTCATGAAGCCGACGTTGCCCGTGACGCCGCCGTTGGCATAACCGATGGCGAAACTGCCGGTGTTGGAGAAGCCCACGGCGTTGAAGCCCGAATTGAAGAAGCCCGTGTTGCGGCTGTTCGTGTTTTGGAAGCCGGTCTGGAAATTGCCGATGTTTCCGTAGCCCTCGCTGGAGTTGCCGGTGTTCTGGAAACCCGAGGTGCTGTTCCCGTTGTTGTTGAAGCCCGAGGTGCCGACACCCGTATTGCCGAAACCGGAGCTGGCGGCGCCGGTATTGGTCGCGCTGCCGAAACCGGTGTTGACCGCGCCCGCGTTGCCGGCGCCGGTGTTGATGCTGCCCGAATTCCAGTAACCGGTGTTGGTGTTGCCGGAGTTTCCGAAGCCGGTGTTACCCGAGCCCGAGTTGAAAAAGCCCACGCTGCTGGCACCGGAGTTAAGGAAGCCCACGGCGCCGCTCGAGCCCGAGTTGAAGGCACCGACCGCGAAACCGCCACCGTTGCCGACGCCGACGTTGTTGCTACCGGCGTTCCAGAACCCGACGTTTCCGTGGCCCGAGTTCCCGAAGCCCACGTTAGTGTTGGTGGTGTTGACCCAGCCGGTGTTGTGATGACCGGAGTTCATGATGCCGGTATTGATGTCGCCAGAGTTCGCGAGCCCGGTGTTGAAGTCACCGGAGTTGCCGAAACCCCAGTTGCCGTGTCCGGAGTTGAAGAATCCGACGTTGTTGTTGCCGGAATTGAACAGGCCGATGTTTCCGCTTCCGGAATTCAACCCGTTGAAGTTGATCCCCACCTGATTCTCTCCGGTCAGACCGATGCCGAAGTTGTTCTTGCCAGAGTTGCCGAAGCCGATGTTGAACTCGCCGCTATTGCCCAGGCCGATATTGAAGTTGCCGAAGTTCCCGATGCCGATATTGGAGTTGCCGGTGTTGCCCAGGCCCAGGTTGGAGTTGCCGGCCGTGGGCACCGCGCCGGGACCGCTGTTTCCGAAGCCGATGTTGGAGCTGCCGAAGTTTCCGCTGCCGATGTTGAGATTGCCGGTATTGCCGTTCCCCAGTTGCCGCTGCCGCTGTTGCCACTGCCGACGTTTCCGCCGCCGGTGCTCTGGGAGTTTCCGAAGCCGATGTTCCCGTTGCCCCGGTTGCCGCCACCGAGGTTCCTGCTCCCGGTGTTACCGCCGCCGAGGTTGAACGAACCGGTGTTGCCGCCGCCGAGATTGAGGATCCCGTTGAGGTTGCCGTCACCGAAATTGAGGTTGCCTTTGTTGCCGTTACCGAAGTTGAGACCACCGGTGTTGCCGCTGCCCAGATTGACGCTGCCGATGTTTCCCAGACCCAGATTCCCGGCGCCGACGTTGCCGACGGCGGAGAAGAGTTGCGGGAGTAGCTGATCCCACGGAGGCAGCGCCTCGGCAATGGCCGAGGCGCCGGTGAAATAGCCGACCATCGCCGCGACGTCCCGGGCCCACATTTCCTCGTAGACGGCTTCGGTGGCCGCGATCGCCGGAGCATTCTGGCCGAACAGGTTCGACAACACCAGCTGAACGAACTGAGAACGGTTGGCCGCCACGGCAATTGGCTGGATCATCGCCGACTGCGTAGCCTCGAACACCGCCGCCACCGTGCGAGCATGCCCGGCGGCGTCCACGGCCTGGGCCGCCGCCGCGGTGAGCCAGTTCGTATACGGCAAGGCTGCGGTCGTCATTGCCGCCGCCGCCGGACCCTGCCACGCCTGGCCGACCAGCCCGGCGGTCACCGAACCGAATGACGAGGCAGCTGCGCCGAGTTCTGCGGCCAACACGTCCCAGGCCTGCGCGGCTTCCAGCATCGGAACGGACCCGGCGCCACTGAACATCAGCAGCGAGTTGATCTCTGGCGGCAATACCGAGAAATTCATCGACCGTCCCTTCGTGACCATCCAACGACCGCCACTACTGCGAAAAGTGAGCCTACGGGCATGCGCTCGGCCGCATAGGGCATTTCGACGAAACGTTCCTTGCTGTGCATGCCTTCACTTCGCTTGCCGCGCAACGTCGCGGACGATGAGCCGACTGGGCCGAGGGTTGATCCTGCTGCCGGGTTTTTGCACACGTACGCCACTTGGTGGCACACTCGGTGCGTGCTCAATACGCAGCCCCGATTTTTTTACGGGTACCGGCCAGCGGTGCCCGTGGTCTAGCTGCTTTCGCAGAGCCCCGTGGTCCGCTTCCGGATTCGGGGCTCGTCTCTTGTGTGAGGCCCGAACCGGATGAGACCAGAACCACCACCTCACGAGAACGCGGAGATTGCAGAGATGAACACAGAGACCATCGGTGCCGAACACCTCGGCATCGACGAGTTGCGCCAGGAGATCGACCGCCTGGACGCCGAGATCCTGGCAGCGGTTAAGCGCCGCGCCGAAGTGTCGCAGGCGATCGGCAAAGTGCGGATGGCCTCCGGCGGCACCCGGCTGGTGCACAGCCGCGAAATGAAAGTCATCGAGCGCTACAGCGAACTGGGTCCCGAAGGTAAGGATCTGGCGATGCTGCTCTTGCGGTTGGGCCGGGGACGACTCGGCCACTAAACGGCACTAATTACGTTACATTCGGCGAATCGCGGCTTTGCCAGGGTAAATTTCGCCGGAAATGGTTACGGCATCAATAGCTGCGCTTTCGCCGTTGCGCCGGCTGATATCGGTGTCAGCCGCAGCGTTGCTCGCCGTGCTGGGCGGGCTGTCCGAGGGTGCCGCCACGTCGTTCGCATGGTCGAGACAGGGAACG harbors:
- the sucC gene encoding ADP-forming succinate--CoA ligase subunit beta produces the protein MDLFEYQAKELFAKHGVPGTQGRVTDTAEGAKAIAEEIGAPVMVKAQVKTGGRGKAGGVKYAANAEEAYEHAKNILGLDIKGHIVKKLLVAEASDIAEEYYLSFLLDRANRTYLAMCSVEGGMEIEEVAATKPDRLAKVPVNAVKGVDRALARSIAEQGHLPAEVLDAAAVTIEKLWGVFVGEDATLVEVNPLVRTPDDKILALDGKVTLDANADFRQPGHAEFEDRAATDPLELKAKEHDLNYVKLSGEVGIIGNGAGLVMSTLDVVAYAGEKHGGVKPANFLDIGGGASAEIMAAGLDVILGDPEVKSVFVNVFGGITSCDAVAAGIVKALEILGDEANKPLVVRLDGNNVEEGRRILADANHPLVIQADTMDAGADKAAELASA
- a CDS encoding M23 family metallopeptidase, whose amino-acid sequence is MSQHLFARSAAAVSARASRERWPHQRNEVTEIIPLDGFDELDDMELADLDELDFGESEFAFDDLLLQAPELDDLDDTDDLTPLWLAAPATEVLPRVSVETAHAITQAINVTPAPRRGGSHRKQPTSAAKGRLLIGAMAAGAAAAATHTAVSQSDNNTKIETVLTANASTLTGGSGAPGSSAPRGVQVIAAQPANVAVHNEEFARGVAFAQERAQREARLQQPLYVMPTKGIFTSNFGYRWGVLHAGIDLANAIGTPIYAVSDGVVIDAGPTAGYGAWVKLMHADGTVTLYGHVNTTLVSVGERVMAGDQIATMGNRGNSTGPHLHFEVLLGGSERIDPVPWLAKRGLSVGNYAG
- the pcrA gene encoding DNA helicase PcrA; this translates as MSVHATQAKYPRPSAVDELLDGLNPQQRQAVVHEGSPLLIVAGAGSGKTAVLTRRIAYLIAERGAGVGQILAITFTNKAAAEMRERVVNLVGDRARYMWVSTFHSSCVRILRNQASLIEGLNSNFSIYDADDSRRLLQMIGRDMGLDIKRYSPRLLANAISNLKNELIDPHQAVSSLTDESDDLARTVASVFGDYQRRLRAANALDFDDLIGETVAVLQTFPDIAQYYRRRFRHVLVDEYQDTNHAQYMLVRELVGHGTAESEDGVPPAELCVVGDADQSIYAFRGATIRNIEDFERDYPDATTILLEQNYRSTQNILSAANSVIARNAGRREKRLWTDAGEGELIVGYVADNEHDEARFVADEIDALADRGDITYNDVAVFYRTNNSSRSLEEVFIRAGIPYKVVGGVRFYERKEIRDIVAYLRVLDNPGDAVSMRRILNTPRRGIGDRAEACVAVYAENTGASFADALQAAAEGKVPMLNTRAEKAIAGFVELLDELRGHLDDDLGELVEAVLERTGYRRELESSTDPQELARLDNLNELVSVAHEFSIDLANAAALADDAPEDEDVPDTGVLAAFLERVSLVADTDEIPEHGSGLVTLMTLHTAKGLEFPVVFVTGWEDGMFPHMRALDDPMELSEERRLAYVGITRARQRLYLSRAIVRSSWGQPMLNPESRFLREIPQQLIEWRRVAPKPSFSAPVSGAGRFGTPRSAPVRSGPSKRPLVVLEPGDRVTHDKYGLGRVEEVSGVGESAMSLIDFGSAGRVKLMHNHAPISKL
- a CDS encoding chorismate mutase translates to MRPEPPPHENAEIAEMNTETIGAEHLGIDELRQEIDRLDAEILAAVKRRAEVSQAIGKVRMASGGTRLVHSREMKVIERYSELGPEGKDLAMLLLRLGRGRLGH